In one Arenibacter antarcticus genomic region, the following are encoded:
- a CDS encoding DinB family protein, with product MELQELLIPELKHEVAITEKFLKRIPKDKLDWSPHEKSMTLKELGSHLAEIPSWVIGTMVHDEMTMDKYVPQIKNTVDEMVKTLNATTEEAINSLKVPNEEYNKNWKMIQGGKTIMEMPKYQVLRAVVLNQLPHHRAQLGVYLRLLNQSVPATYGPSADEQQ from the coding sequence ATGGAGCTGCAAGAATTATTAATTCCGGAATTAAAACACGAAGTAGCAATTACCGAAAAGTTTCTAAAACGTATCCCAAAGGATAAATTGGACTGGAGTCCACACGAAAAATCCATGACACTAAAGGAATTGGGAAGTCATTTGGCAGAAATACCCAGTTGGGTAATTGGTACAATGGTTCATGATGAGATGACGATGGATAAATATGTTCCCCAGATAAAAAACACGGTTGATGAAATGGTTAAAACCCTTAATGCCACTACCGAAGAAGCTATTAATTCTTTAAAAGTGCCCAATGAAGAATACAATAAGAATTGGAAAATGATCCAGGGCGGAAAAACGATAATGGAAATGCCGAAATATCAGGTATTGAGAGCAGTGGTCCTCAATCAACTTCCGCATCACAGGGCACAATTAGGTGTTTATCTTCGATTATTGAACCAATCGGTTCCAGCAACTTATGGGCCTTCCGCCGACGAACAACAGTAA
- the kdsA gene encoding 3-deoxy-8-phosphooctulonate synthase has translation MDLALIPQIKHHQSNNFFLLCGPCAIEGEDMAMRIAERVVTITDKLNIPYVFKGSFKKANRSRVDSFTGIGDEKALKILRKVSETFKVPTITDIHEISDAKMAAEYVDILQIPAFLVRQTDLVVAAAETGKVINLKKGQFMSPESMKHAVQKVLDSNNGQVMVTDRGTMFGYQDMIVDFRGIPTMKQFAPVVLDVTHSLQQPNQSSGVTGGRPDMIETIARAGIVTGVDGIFMETHFDPANAKSDGANMLHLDYLEKLLTNLTAIRKTVNSL, from the coding sequence ATGGATCTAGCGTTAATACCTCAAATTAAACACCACCAAAGCAATAACTTTTTCCTCCTCTGTGGGCCCTGTGCCATTGAAGGGGAAGATATGGCCATGCGTATTGCGGAGAGAGTGGTAACCATAACCGACAAACTGAATATTCCCTATGTTTTTAAAGGAAGCTTTAAAAAGGCAAATCGCAGTAGGGTAGATTCCTTTACCGGTATTGGGGATGAAAAGGCGCTAAAGATCCTAAGGAAAGTTTCCGAGACTTTTAAGGTACCTACCATTACGGATATCCATGAAATTTCTGATGCAAAAATGGCCGCGGAATATGTAGATATCCTTCAAATTCCCGCTTTTCTAGTTCGTCAGACCGATTTGGTAGTAGCCGCAGCTGAAACAGGGAAGGTAATCAACCTTAAAAAAGGACAGTTTATGAGTCCAGAAAGCATGAAACATGCCGTACAAAAGGTTTTGGACAGCAATAATGGACAAGTTATGGTAACCGATAGAGGCACTATGTTCGGCTATCAGGACATGATTGTGGATTTCCGCGGCATACCCACCATGAAACAATTTGCCCCAGTAGTTCTTGATGTTACCCACTCCCTACAACAACCCAATCAGTCTTCAGGTGTAACGGGCGGTAGACCGGATATGATTGAGACTATTGCCCGCGCAGGAATTGTCACAGGAGTAGATGGAATTTTTATGGAAACTCATTTTGATCCCGCCAATGCAAAAAGCGATGGTGCTAATATGTTACACTTGGATTATTTAGAGAAGTTATTGACCAATCTAACAGCCATCCGTAAAACCGTTAATAGTTTATAA
- a CDS encoding NAD(P)-dependent oxidoreductase translates to MKFGIIRERKNPPDRRVVFSPEACKKLSATFTDAQLIIEPSPIRVFSDAEYTTAGIEVADKMEECDVLIGVKEVPIANLIPNKKYFFFSHTFKKQPYNKALLQAILTKHIELFDHEVITGVKGQRLVAFGRYAGIVGAYNGIRAYGLKFNLFVLPKAETLVDQQALIAELRKVELPNIKILLTGKGRVGNGAEEMLSAMGLKKVTVADYLNNEFTQPVYCQIDAAEYNKRQDGVRGSKSDFFNNPEAYKSNFFRFAKVTDLFIAGHFFGEGAPYLYTREDAKKSDFKIKVVADISCDIDGPVGTTIRASTIADPVYGYDPITESEVHFREPNAIAVMAVDNLPCELPRDASVGFGESFLKYVIPAFFNGDKDGILERARMTKDGKLTQKYAYLQDYVDHDTVAN, encoded by the coding sequence ATGAAATTCGGAATTATTAGAGAACGTAAAAATCCACCGGACAGAAGGGTGGTCTTTTCCCCTGAGGCCTGTAAAAAATTATCAGCTACGTTTACCGATGCCCAACTTATTATTGAACCATCACCCATTAGAGTATTTTCGGATGCAGAATATACTACTGCTGGGATTGAGGTAGCGGATAAAATGGAGGAATGTGATGTGCTTATAGGTGTAAAGGAGGTGCCTATTGCCAATTTGATTCCGAATAAAAAATACTTTTTTTTCTCACATACCTTTAAAAAACAGCCCTACAACAAAGCGTTGTTACAAGCTATTTTAACGAAACATATCGAGCTCTTCGATCATGAGGTTATTACTGGTGTCAAGGGGCAGCGATTAGTGGCTTTTGGACGATATGCAGGGATTGTTGGAGCCTATAACGGAATTAGAGCATACGGTCTAAAGTTTAATCTCTTTGTACTGCCCAAGGCGGAAACCTTGGTAGACCAACAGGCGCTTATTGCAGAATTACGGAAAGTTGAACTTCCCAACATAAAAATCCTTCTAACCGGAAAGGGTAGAGTAGGGAATGGGGCAGAAGAGATGCTAAGCGCTATGGGCTTAAAAAAAGTAACTGTTGCCGATTACCTGAATAATGAATTTACACAACCGGTATACTGTCAGATAGACGCCGCCGAATACAATAAGAGACAAGATGGTGTACGAGGTAGTAAGAGCGACTTTTTTAATAATCCAGAAGCGTATAAATCTAACTTCTTTCGCTTTGCAAAGGTTACAGACCTATTTATAGCCGGACATTTTTTTGGGGAAGGTGCTCCCTATCTTTATACCCGAGAAGATGCAAAGAAGTCCGATTTTAAAATTAAGGTAGTGGCCGATATTAGCTGTGACATAGATGGCCCAGTAGGAACAACCATTAGAGCAAGTACCATAGCTGACCCAGTATATGGGTACGACCCGATTACCGAATCCGAGGTCCATTTTAGAGAGCCAAATGCCATTGCAGTAATGGCCGTAGATAATTTGCCCTGCGAATTGCCTAGAGATGCCAGTGTGGGATTTGGGGAGTCTTTTCTAAAATATGTAATTCCCGCTTTCTTTAATGGGGATAAGGATGGCATTCTAGAAAGGGCCCGGATGACCAAAGATGGTAAGCTTACCCAAAAATATGCCTATTTACAAGATTATGTTGATCACGATACAGTGGCTAACTAG
- a CDS encoding M81 family metallopeptidase gives MRPLYSCYILLLVLLTSCKQVDKKKETKELPKIAIAGLGIESSTFSPALTHEEAFHAKEGDSIYAKYPFLQIDSLNRNRANWVPTLVGKSLPGGTVTREAYESLATKTLKLLKENGPYDGLFFDIHGAMSVVGLDDPEGDLIERIRNVIGTEVLISTSMDLHGNVSEKLAKHTDLITCYRMAPHEDAIQSKKRAVDNLLERLENGKGKPKYKAWIPVPILLPGEKTSTRIEPGKSLYAKVPNVANEEGVIDAAIWIGYAWADEPRNHAVVMVTGDDKEKVKKGAETLAQSFWDVRNKFEFVAPTTTLEESLKMALASEKHPFMISDMGDNPTAGGAGDVTWTLQQLLARPEFKSDQGPSLIYASIPGPEFVAKALEIGVGGKIKAMAGAAVDNRFSGPLELEGTIEAIKEGDRNAEVEVVVKIGSIQVIVTKKRKPYHYLRDFTNLGLNPKQTEIVVVKIGYLVPELYDMRGDWIMALTPGGVDQNLHRLGYKRINRPMFPLDSTMTQPDLKAQFIPASNSAK, from the coding sequence TTGAGACCACTTTACAGTTGCTATATTTTACTATTAGTCCTTCTAACCTCATGCAAACAAGTTGATAAGAAAAAAGAAACAAAAGAACTGCCAAAGATTGCAATTGCAGGTCTAGGAATAGAAAGTAGCACCTTTTCACCTGCCTTAACCCATGAAGAAGCTTTTCATGCCAAAGAAGGAGATTCCATATATGCAAAATACCCATTTCTGCAAATTGATTCTTTAAATAGAAACAGGGCCAATTGGGTGCCTACCTTAGTTGGGAAATCATTGCCAGGAGGTACTGTAACTAGGGAAGCTTACGAATCTTTGGCAACCAAAACCTTGAAATTATTAAAAGAAAACGGCCCCTATGACGGACTTTTCTTTGATATACATGGGGCGATGAGTGTGGTTGGATTAGATGACCCAGAGGGTGACTTAATTGAGAGAATTAGAAACGTAATTGGGACCGAGGTACTTATATCCACCTCGATGGACCTACATGGAAACGTGTCTGAAAAATTGGCCAAACATACCGATTTAATTACTTGCTATAGAATGGCACCCCACGAGGATGCAATACAATCCAAGAAAAGAGCAGTCGACAATCTTTTGGAACGCCTTGAAAATGGCAAAGGCAAACCGAAATATAAGGCTTGGATTCCTGTACCAATATTATTGCCTGGCGAAAAAACCAGTACCCGTATTGAACCGGGAAAAAGTCTTTACGCGAAAGTCCCCAATGTAGCCAATGAAGAAGGTGTTATCGATGCCGCTATTTGGATTGGTTACGCATGGGCAGATGAACCGCGCAACCATGCTGTAGTAATGGTTACAGGTGATGATAAGGAGAAGGTTAAAAAAGGAGCAGAAACCTTGGCGCAAAGCTTTTGGGATGTTCGAAATAAATTTGAATTTGTTGCCCCAACGACCACCTTGGAAGAAAGTTTAAAAATGGCTTTAGCCAGCGAAAAACATCCGTTTATGATCAGTGATATGGGAGATAACCCAACCGCTGGTGGTGCGGGTGACGTTACTTGGACTTTACAACAATTATTGGCTCGGCCAGAATTTAAATCGGACCAAGGCCCTTCTTTAATTTACGCCTCAATCCCAGGTCCTGAATTTGTTGCAAAAGCCCTTGAAATAGGTGTTGGCGGAAAAATTAAGGCAATGGCTGGAGCTGCAGTTGATAATCGATTTTCTGGCCCCTTGGAACTGGAAGGAACCATAGAAGCAATTAAGGAAGGTGATCGGAACGCAGAAGTGGAGGTAGTTGTTAAGATTGGAAGTATCCAAGTAATCGTTACCAAGAAAAGAAAACCGTACCATTACTTAAGGGATTTTACCAACTTAGGCTTGAATCCTAAGCAAACGGAAATCGTTGTAGTAAAGATAGGGTACTTGGTGCCAGAACTCTATGATATGCGTGGCGATTGGATTATGGCCTTAACCCCAGGTGGTGTTGACCAAAACCTTCATCGATTGGGCTATAAACGCATCAATAGACCTATGTTTCCATTGGATAGTACCATGACACAACCCGATTTGAAAGCACAATTTATACCGGCTTCAAATTCAGCCAAATAA
- a CDS encoding transglycosylase domain-containing protein: MKLFRTKVGLNKVGKMLMNKWLYILKYPIKSVLIALMGGVLGLVLLFMSIYLGLFGKLPTKAYLKGLKNPVTSTIYASNQEQIGFYYLQNRSNADSSQIGPSLKDALVATEDVRFYEHGGIDYRSYGRVFVKSIILQQNAGGGSTITQQIAKNLFGREEQFFLSTPINKIRELFIARRLESIYDKEDILLLYFNTVSFGENTYGIEKASHRFFNKLPEELSLPESATLVGLLKAPSYYNPRKFPERAEQRRYVVLSQMFKYNFITKEVFEAANTPLKLNYQLPQKTSSFSAYFKDYVATEFAVWAAANPAPDGHIYDLEADGLNIYTTLNASIQKYAESALQRQVDNLQKLMDTYWAAATTEGGKEMLLKKLIADNKEVKQMQQNGKTEAEIDSFAQVKRNRKYWVIGDGYKDQMQSLEDSIAKSINRLHAGLLVMSSVSGRIMGYVGGIDYGFSQTDNVITPRQVGSTFKPITYLSAMESGADPCDYYDNNLVTYSKYEDWRPRNANNKYGGSYSLHGALANSINTVSVALQLRTGVERVHELAKKMGIETDLPSVPSIVLGTADISLLEMVTAYASISNGGSKIKPYSIERIVNEQGTVLYEAKPKYEGRVASSQNIKNLQKMMGEVITEGTGKRLLGYEIPYNIIGKTGTTQNNGDGWFIGASPEVVIGAWVGTFDKRVQFASTSMGSGANTALPMVASIFKNLSYWKRPIVTNFEYDFDYFPCIPFSELNAQEAYDFAKTDSTYLRRLQIRDTLNILVNEPIAIDSVQGIVPGTSLDSMVKDSLSIELEIPKI; encoded by the coding sequence ATGAAATTATTTCGTACTAAAGTGGGATTGAATAAGGTTGGTAAGATGTTGATGAATAAATGGTTGTACATTTTAAAATATCCCATTAAGTCGGTCTTAATTGCTTTGATGGGAGGGGTGTTGGGTTTGGTTCTCCTGTTTATGTCCATCTATCTCGGACTATTTGGGAAACTACCCACCAAAGCTTATCTCAAAGGTCTGAAAAATCCGGTCACTTCTACTATTTATGCTTCCAACCAAGAACAAATAGGATTCTATTATCTTCAAAACAGATCTAATGCGGATAGTTCACAAATAGGACCTTCACTAAAGGATGCCTTGGTGGCAACCGAGGATGTTCGTTTCTATGAGCATGGGGGTATAGACTATAGGAGTTATGGGAGGGTTTTTGTGAAATCTATTATTTTGCAGCAAAATGCAGGTGGAGGAAGTACAATAACACAACAGATTGCCAAAAATTTATTTGGTCGGGAGGAACAGTTTTTTCTATCTACCCCAATAAATAAGATTCGTGAACTGTTTATCGCTAGGAGACTTGAAAGTATTTATGATAAAGAAGATATACTATTGCTATATTTCAATACGGTTTCCTTTGGTGAAAATACCTACGGTATTGAAAAGGCGTCCCATAGATTTTTTAATAAACTGCCAGAGGAATTGTCCTTACCCGAAAGTGCTACCTTGGTAGGGCTGTTAAAGGCCCCTTCGTACTACAACCCTAGGAAATTTCCCGAACGCGCGGAGCAACGGCGATACGTGGTACTGTCACAAATGTTTAAATACAATTTTATCACCAAAGAGGTTTTTGAAGCGGCTAATACTCCTTTAAAGCTCAACTATCAGTTACCCCAGAAAACTTCTTCCTTTTCCGCCTATTTTAAAGACTATGTGGCAACTGAATTTGCGGTATGGGCAGCTGCAAATCCGGCTCCGGATGGGCATATCTACGATCTAGAGGCAGACGGACTCAATATCTATACAACCTTAAATGCTTCCATACAGAAGTATGCCGAATCGGCACTACAACGTCAGGTAGATAATTTGCAGAAACTTATGGATACCTATTGGGCGGCAGCAACAACAGAAGGAGGGAAGGAGATGTTGCTAAAAAAATTAATAGCCGACAATAAGGAGGTGAAGCAAATGCAACAAAATGGTAAAACCGAAGCCGAAATCGATTCTTTTGCCCAAGTGAAACGAAACAGGAAATATTGGGTGATTGGAGATGGGTATAAAGATCAAATGCAGTCTTTGGAAGATTCCATTGCCAAAAGTATTAATAGGTTGCATGCTGGATTATTAGTGATGAGTAGTGTTTCTGGAAGGATAATGGGGTATGTGGGTGGTATCGATTACGGATTTAGTCAGACAGACAATGTCATTACCCCTCGGCAAGTCGGCTCCACTTTTAAGCCAATCACCTATTTGTCGGCCATGGAATCGGGTGCGGATCCTTGCGATTATTACGATAATAATCTGGTGACCTATTCTAAATATGAGGATTGGAGACCTAGAAATGCCAATAATAAATACGGGGGAAGTTATAGTCTGCACGGGGCCTTGGCAAACTCTATAAATACTGTATCTGTTGCTCTACAGCTTAGGACGGGTGTAGAAAGGGTACATGAACTGGCGAAGAAAATGGGTATAGAGACAGATCTTCCCAGTGTTCCTTCTATTGTACTTGGTACGGCAGATATCAGTTTATTGGAAATGGTGACGGCATATGCCAGTATATCTAATGGGGGTAGTAAAATTAAACCCTATTCCATAGAACGCATTGTAAACGAACAGGGAACAGTTTTGTATGAGGCTAAACCTAAATATGAAGGTCGTGTAGCAAGTTCCCAGAATATTAAAAATCTGCAAAAAATGATGGGTGAAGTGATCACCGAAGGGACAGGAAAACGCCTATTGGGATACGAGATTCCCTATAATATTATTGGCAAAACGGGTACCACTCAAAATAATGGGGATGGTTGGTTTATTGGAGCTTCGCCTGAAGTGGTTATCGGTGCTTGGGTAGGCACCTTTGACAAACGGGTGCAGTTTGCCTCTACCAGTATGGGGTCTGGGGCCAATACAGCACTTCCTATGGTAGCGTCCATATTTAAAAACCTTAGCTATTGGAAACGACCCATTGTGACCAATTTTGAATACGATTTCGATTATTTTCCCTGTATACCCTTTAGCGAATTAAATGCCCAGGAAGCCTATGATTTTGCCAAGACAGATTCTACCTATTTACGACGGTTACAAATCCGTGATACCTTAAATATATTGGTAAATGAACCCATCGCGATCGATTCTGTGCAAGGGATAGTACCCGGAACATCATTGGATTCTATGGTTAAGGATAGTCTGTCCATAGAGTTAGAGATCCCTAAGATATAG
- a CDS encoding pyruvate kinase has product MKLEKLESELEKLYTTLLEKEEVANAIAASVHPQYRSSSKNLYRYLLLRSTDIRKIQSSLSELGISSLGSGAGYVYNNISGALKLIKLLNGKTWEKNTNMEAIGFSGSKELLIQHANNLFKSESEVRDTEIMVTMPDEAATDKNLLNKLRLAGMGIARLNLSHGNEKLWEKIVKQLKSVEKELNLPIHIYMDLPGPKIRISTIYVREQPGLPLEATPFIELKKKSRLLLIKPDSPLLSKQTSSKEIPLIEVSLPQIIDDLKVGQRVFFDDGTFEAKVESIKNNAASISIKKAHKKKLKPGKGINLPDTNLDLPSLTPEDLDLLPFILKHSDMIGYSFVRNADDVSLLYKELEKLGDENTGVIFKIENSTAFNNLPAILLRAMTRPKIGVMIARGDLAVEVGFERISEVQNEILWLCEAAQIPVVWATQVLDTMAKKGVATRAEISDATISAQAECVMLNKGPYIVEATKTLKNVLGRMEAHSQKSKNTLRALKVAKKGLKDIHGKYPDKS; this is encoded by the coding sequence ATGAAGCTGGAAAAACTGGAAAGCGAACTAGAGAAGTTATATACAACCCTTCTGGAAAAAGAGGAAGTTGCCAATGCTATTGCAGCTTCTGTACACCCTCAATATAGATCAAGTTCAAAAAATCTGTATCGCTATTTACTATTGAGAAGTACCGATATTCGGAAAATCCAAAGCAGCTTATCTGAATTGGGAATATCCTCATTGGGAAGTGGAGCAGGATATGTCTATAACAATATTTCCGGAGCACTAAAACTGATAAAATTATTAAACGGTAAAACCTGGGAGAAAAACACCAATATGGAAGCCATTGGCTTTTCTGGCAGTAAGGAACTATTGATACAACATGCCAATAACCTTTTTAAATCTGAAAGTGAGGTTAGGGATACCGAGATTATGGTAACCATGCCAGATGAAGCAGCTACAGACAAAAACCTACTAAATAAACTGAGACTAGCAGGGATGGGTATTGCCCGTTTAAACTTAAGTCATGGTAATGAAAAACTATGGGAAAAAATAGTGAAGCAACTTAAAAGTGTTGAGAAGGAGCTTAATCTTCCAATCCATATTTATATGGACCTTCCAGGACCTAAAATACGGATCAGCACTATTTATGTGCGAGAACAGCCCGGGCTACCCCTAGAGGCAACTCCCTTTATAGAATTGAAAAAGAAATCGCGATTATTGCTAATAAAACCAGATTCTCCACTATTATCCAAGCAAACATCGTCCAAAGAAATCCCTTTAATCGAAGTCTCCCTACCTCAGATTATAGACGATCTTAAAGTTGGCCAACGGGTATTTTTTGATGATGGTACTTTTGAGGCCAAGGTAGAGTCTATAAAAAACAATGCAGCCAGTATAAGTATAAAAAAAGCACATAAGAAAAAGCTAAAGCCTGGAAAGGGGATAAATTTACCAGACACTAATTTAGACCTCCCCTCCTTAACTCCTGAGGATTTAGATTTGCTCCCCTTTATTTTAAAGCATTCGGATATGATTGGCTATTCTTTTGTAAGGAATGCTGATGATGTATCCCTACTTTATAAGGAACTTGAAAAATTAGGAGATGAAAATACCGGAGTTATTTTTAAAATAGAGAACAGTACTGCTTTTAATAATTTACCGGCAATTCTATTAAGGGCTATGACCAGGCCAAAGATCGGAGTAATGATCGCTAGAGGAGATTTAGCTGTGGAGGTTGGATTTGAGCGGATCTCCGAGGTGCAAAACGAAATCCTTTGGTTATGTGAAGCTGCACAGATTCCGGTCGTATGGGCTACCCAGGTTTTGGACACCATGGCGAAAAAGGGAGTGGCAACAAGGGCAGAGATTTCAGATGCCACTATTAGTGCCCAAGCGGAATGCGTAATGCTCAACAAGGGCCCTTATATTGTAGAGGCCACCAAAACCTTAAAGAATGTATTGGGCAGAATGGAAGCGCACTCCCAAAAATCCAAGAACACACTAAGAGCCTTAAAAGTGGCAAAGAAAGGCCTTAAGGATATCCATGGAAAATATCCAGATAAATCTTGA
- a CDS encoding DUF4886 domain-containing protein, giving the protein MNRLFKNSKGIILSLAVVVFSLTLFSCDNDDTDQVVEQSVVVNMDSSTLNIGDQLTVKPTFSPNVRPHRTYSWVTSNPNVVGIKMNDDYSATLSANRKGNSSITFSSSDGDLKASFVITVPGVDDDGVIKVLVLGNSFSEDAIENYLHELAAAENLPMVIGNLFLGNASLDLHLNNAQENATAYEYRKISENGTKTNSPETSIEIAVKDENWDYIGFQQLSGNSGEYETFVTPLPTLISYVKDRSTNPDVQYILHQTWAYTKNSNHPAFPNYGNNQEVMYGAIVNAVRKAKIAFNMDYVIPAGTAIQNGRATLIGDNFNRDGYHLDKGIGSYTVASTWFEALTSINVVGNTFKPDVLSDIDAEIARHSAHAAVLNPDKVTLLSDYTAGGPQPLEAPVLINFGNRNPPKWNTLDDYLEGASISNLKDENDAYTNIELTLIQRFSGINDAGEGVTNTDFDMTADISSQSFYGNSRGVWQNGEIRQGQVSLSGLDVNTTYNLCFFGSRSGVGDNRETKFIVSGENSKTVNVQTSNNTSETACATKIKPDFNGDITIIVTAGDNNNNSFGFYYIGAMKLSPGE; this is encoded by the coding sequence ATGAATAGATTATTTAAGAATAGTAAAGGTATTATACTGAGTTTGGCGGTTGTTGTTTTTTCCTTAACTCTGTTCTCTTGTGATAACGATGATACCGATCAAGTTGTTGAGCAATCTGTAGTGGTTAACATGGATTCCTCGACACTGAATATTGGGGATCAACTAACTGTTAAACCTACTTTTTCGCCAAATGTAAGGCCCCATCGGACTTATAGTTGGGTCACCAGTAACCCTAATGTAGTGGGAATAAAAATGAATGACGACTATTCGGCTACCCTTTCGGCTAATAGAAAGGGTAATTCCAGTATTACTTTTTCTTCATCCGATGGAGATTTGAAGGCAAGTTTCGTTATTACTGTTCCAGGAGTTGATGATGATGGAGTAATTAAAGTTTTAGTCCTCGGAAATAGTTTCTCTGAAGATGCCATTGAGAATTATCTTCACGAGCTGGCCGCAGCAGAAAATTTACCCATGGTAATCGGAAACTTATTCCTTGGCAACGCTTCCCTAGACCTGCATTTGAATAATGCTCAAGAAAATGCCACTGCTTACGAATACAGAAAGATTAGCGAAAATGGGACTAAAACCAATAGTCCAGAAACTTCCATCGAAATTGCGGTTAAGGATGAAAATTGGGATTATATAGGCTTCCAGCAGTTAAGCGGAAATTCTGGAGAATATGAAACATTCGTTACCCCATTACCTACTTTGATCAGTTATGTTAAGGACCGTAGCACTAATCCTGACGTGCAATATATCCTTCATCAGACCTGGGCTTATACGAAGAATTCAAATCATCCTGCTTTTCCAAACTACGGTAACAATCAGGAAGTAATGTATGGCGCCATAGTGAATGCTGTGCGAAAAGCTAAGATTGCCTTTAATATGGACTATGTTATTCCTGCTGGAACCGCCATTCAAAATGGCAGAGCTACCCTGATTGGGGATAATTTTAATCGGGATGGATATCATCTCGATAAGGGAATAGGAAGCTATACCGTTGCAAGCACTTGGTTTGAAGCACTTACTTCCATTAATGTAGTCGGGAACACCTTTAAACCAGATGTTCTTTCTGATATAGATGCTGAAATTGCAAGGCATTCCGCTCACGCTGCTGTCCTTAATCCAGATAAGGTGACGCTACTTTCCGATTATACCGCAGGGGGACCTCAACCATTGGAAGCTCCTGTGCTGATCAATTTTGGAAATAGAAATCCTCCGAAATGGAATACGTTGGACGACTATCTTGAAGGCGCTTCCATTTCCAATTTGAAAGATGAGAATGATGCCTATACTAATATAGAACTGACTTTAATTCAAAGGTTTAGTGGGATTAACGATGCTGGAGAAGGCGTAACCAACACGGACTTTGATATGACTGCTGATATATCTTCTCAATCCTTTTATGGCAATAGTAGAGGGGTGTGGCAAAATGGGGAAATTAGGCAAGGTCAGGTTTCACTTTCTGGTCTAGATGTGAATACCACCTATAATTTGTGCTTCTTTGGATCTCGGTCTGGGGTAGGGGACAATAGAGAAACTAAATTTATTGTCTCTGGTGAAAATTCAAAAACTGTGAACGTGCAAACATCAAATAACACTTCAGAAACAGCCTGTGCTACTAAAATTAAGCCCGATTTTAATGGGGATATTACGATAATAGTAACGGCTGGTGATAATAATAACAACAGTTTCGGTTTCTATTATATTGGAGCTATGAAGCTCTCTCCCGGAGAATAA
- a CDS encoding DUF3823 domain-containing protein: protein MKSIRTFSIALIGLLLLNSCELTELDNYNGPNATIHGGVYDQETGELVQQDIINGMAIEYIEHGYDNPHTQYIVVKNDGTFRNNIMFSGDYTIQPVRGNFVPIESVEIKVEGDKIQNFNVQPYIRIRNVVIQKQDNKVVATFNLAQTVTNNVNTIGLFAHAEMNVGEPLNLVAAKININAVSNDVFQYRLEINLEANSSTLKSGKEYYFRVGALIDAPEAKYNYAPALKIAI, encoded by the coding sequence ATGAAAAGTATTAGAACTTTTAGTATCGCATTAATTGGCCTACTCCTTTTAAACAGTTGTGAACTGACCGAACTGGATAATTATAATGGTCCAAATGCTACCATTCATGGAGGGGTTTATGATCAGGAAACAGGGGAACTCGTCCAACAGGATATCATAAATGGAATGGCAATTGAATATATTGAACATGGCTATGACAATCCCCATACCCAATATATTGTAGTGAAGAACGATGGAACGTTTCGTAATAACATCATGTTCTCTGGAGATTATACCATCCAACCAGTGCGGGGTAATTTTGTGCCGATAGAATCTGTAGAGATTAAGGTAGAGGGCGATAAAATCCAAAATTTCAATGTACAACCCTATATTAGGATTAGGAACGTAGTGATTCAAAAACAGGATAATAAGGTCGTGGCTACTTTTAACCTTGCTCAAACGGTCACAAACAATGTAAATACCATTGGGCTTTTTGCTCACGCGGAAATGAATGTCGGGGAGCCTTTGAATTTGGTGGCTGCCAAAATCAATATTAATGCGGTCTCCAATGATGTATTTCAATATCGTTTGGAAATCAATCTTGAGGCAAATAGTAGTACCCTAAAGTCTGGTAAGGAATATTATTTTAGGGTAGGAGCACTTATAGACGCACCAGAAGCAAAATATAATTATGCTCCTGCATTGAAAATCGCAATATAA